The Microbacterium sp. Nx66 genome contains a region encoding:
- a CDS encoding DUF6414 family protein, with protein sequence MSKSLRPARLVKIVYFDEESASDLLDITAGGREVSSTEHIQERAKEAHANADAALSARLKWLSFFGASAEVAAGVKGSAVGRNILNKTISNTILTDYLDKSVDIEGVARLEGLRVTASNKSAAYMKMYAPYMSMLKLEDAPISLNGLSEMLATAKGYYELLARDNHGTARILRFNINAFRNSYGLVDLARMNLVFDAVRVGSASEGSLTMEAEMAPSDASTLPSVERLVGRAEINDTAELDVYDVILAGVMHGS encoded by the coding sequence ATGTCGAAGAGTCTGCGACCCGCACGCCTCGTGAAGATCGTCTACTTCGACGAAGAGTCAGCATCTGACCTGCTTGACATCACAGCAGGCGGCCGGGAGGTCTCCTCAACCGAGCACATCCAGGAACGTGCAAAGGAAGCACACGCAAATGCGGATGCGGCGCTATCGGCGAGGTTGAAATGGCTCTCGTTCTTCGGTGCATCTGCCGAGGTCGCGGCTGGCGTGAAGGGGTCGGCAGTCGGGCGAAACATCTTGAACAAGACAATCTCGAACACCATTCTTACCGACTACCTCGACAAGAGTGTCGACATCGAGGGTGTCGCGCGTCTCGAGGGACTGCGCGTAACGGCGAGCAACAAGTCAGCGGCGTACATGAAGATGTACGCCCCCTACATGTCCATGCTCAAGCTAGAGGACGCACCGATTAGCCTCAACGGACTAAGCGAGATGCTGGCGACGGCCAAAGGCTACTATGAGCTGCTCGCTCGAGACAACCATGGGACGGCGCGAATCCTCCGCTTCAACATCAACGCGTTCCGCAACAGTTATGGACTCGTCGATCTGGCCCGAATGAATCTTGTCTTCGACGCAGTGCGGGTCGGCAGCGCCAGCGAGGGAAGTCTCACGATGGAAGCCGAGATGGCGCCTAGCGATGCCTCAACGCTGCCATCCGTTGAACGACTCGTGGGTAGAGCCGAGATCAACGACACGGCCGAGCTGGACGTCTACGACGTCATCCTCGCGGGGGTCATGCATGGGAGCTGA
- a CDS encoding AAA family ATPase gives MAVTAYYGPSEWFGERVKPTRKESLREAVNAHDDERNQTVHIHHVPGQEPPRVKPKKRKRPQRLVADSGDYASLNEHVITNFSWLARALNPKELHLHNPPEQVKAQLEKTFPNSFRVERYSYPMVTLETLRAFRDHFGEHLVGQAQVRDAMLRAMYPLTRARRNRPVVVMFYGPSGVGKTETAKFINDLLQGSLMRTQFSMFQNDSFASYLFGGKHSERSFAHELIDRDSGVILIDEFDKAASVFHSAFYELFDEGVFTDKNYRADVGRAIIICTSNYDSEAEIRRALGEALSSRFDAMIQFTHLSRHEAITVVERQITRRLGELEPDELALVAGVDFEDMLRSLAEHAGNIREVGKRVDAVIADELVHRSLADTQRG, from the coding sequence GTGGCGGTGACGGCCTATTACGGACCGAGCGAGTGGTTTGGCGAACGGGTCAAGCCAACACGCAAAGAGAGCTTGCGGGAGGCAGTTAACGCTCATGACGACGAGAGGAATCAAACTGTTCACATCCACCACGTACCTGGTCAGGAGCCTCCGCGGGTCAAGCCGAAGAAGAGGAAGCGACCCCAGCGGCTCGTAGCGGACTCAGGTGACTACGCCAGTCTCAACGAGCATGTCATAACAAATTTCTCGTGGCTGGCTAGAGCACTGAACCCGAAAGAGTTACATCTCCACAACCCGCCTGAACAAGTCAAAGCGCAACTCGAAAAAACATTCCCGAACTCCTTCCGCGTAGAGCGGTACTCCTACCCCATGGTGACATTGGAGACCCTGCGCGCTTTCCGGGACCACTTCGGAGAACACCTGGTCGGTCAAGCGCAGGTCCGGGACGCAATGCTCCGCGCGATGTACCCTCTGACTAGAGCGAGGCGCAACAGGCCGGTTGTCGTGATGTTCTACGGCCCGTCCGGTGTCGGCAAGACAGAGACGGCAAAGTTTATCAACGACCTGCTGCAAGGTTCTCTGATGCGGACTCAGTTCTCAATGTTCCAGAACGACTCATTCGCCTCCTACCTGTTTGGGGGTAAGCACTCCGAACGCTCATTTGCCCACGAACTCATCGATCGAGATTCTGGTGTCATCCTTATCGACGAGTTCGACAAAGCGGCAAGCGTGTTCCACAGCGCCTTCTACGAGTTGTTCGATGAAGGTGTCTTTACGGATAAAAACTATCGAGCTGACGTCGGTCGGGCTATCATCATCTGCACGTCGAACTATGATTCAGAGGCGGAAATCCGCCGGGCCCTTGGGGAGGCGCTGTCTTCGCGTTTCGATGCAATGATTCAGTTCACGCACCTGTCCAGACATGAGGCGATCACGGTGGTGGAGCGCCAGATCACCCGGCGGCTGGGCGAGTTGGAGCCTGACGAACTGGCCCTTGTCGCCGGCGTCGATTTCGAGGACATGCTCCGCTCTCTTGCTGAGCATGCGGGGAACATTCGAGAAGTCGGCAAGAGAGTCGACGCGGTTATCGCTGACGAACTGGTGCACCGTTCCCTCGCTGACACACAACGCGGGTGA
- a CDS encoding RES domain-containing protein, translating to MRSRTRAHRRGRDSEGMDGWAQAHHAASTRVTAAGDSGEGHFPLLVTRLIRDRRNRCLTSAFAKPSAATRVAMTFPPARTHRHSLALASPVPRSSGTREPSKLPSGATRPLAQIWTAERRLTLGWRMELRLAALKLASISTMLDSNSLRPSLESLCIGHITDSALRRRVQDSATRTECSFCGLVGSARDAPFAVPIDAVVQQVYRAALNHFQSFDGASFFEGEAYETELETSEVVADIADGAFEHSVSERALAAISRAIVWPESWFEKDAQTQFAYSWEQFTETVRHEARFVFVANARDGGEHEPPARLSRFLDGLLAYADKSTRMLHVLEVGSKLYRGRMTADLDKLVAEAVAAPSKVLGSAPPDRAAAGRMSGEGVPLFYGADDLHTAVAEIALHSPYDVAVIGEFVVQRPLTILDFTRTPRLPSVFDIMRQERRAFAEFADDFVKALTRPIALDGRERVDYIPTQVVTEYLRWVPDRRIDGIAFPSRASKGGKNVVLFVPPGADVVSSPPTPDERRDLAMSAKLGGSQRATLTITPEAVSAHAVVRSVRVQQIRLQPR from the coding sequence ATGCGGTCAAGAACGCGAGCGCACCGACGCGGCCGCGATTCCGAGGGGATGGACGGGTGGGCACAGGCCCATCATGCAGCATCCACCCGTGTCACCGCGGCCGGCGACTCAGGAGAGGGCCACTTTCCTCTACTGGTTACACGGCTTATTCGAGACCGGCGTAATCGTTGTCTGACGTCAGCGTTTGCGAAGCCGAGCGCTGCCACTCGAGTCGCCATGACCTTCCCTCCTGCCCGGACACACCGCCATAGCCTTGCACTCGCGTCCCCAGTTCCCCGCTCATCGGGTACTCGAGAACCGAGTAAACTGCCGAGCGGAGCGACGCGCCCCCTCGCTCAGATATGGACCGCAGAGCGGCGGCTGACCCTAGGTTGGAGAATGGAGCTGCGGCTCGCAGCGTTGAAACTCGCTAGCATCAGCACCATGTTGGACAGCAACTCTCTGCGGCCGTCACTGGAGTCACTATGCATAGGTCACATCACGGACTCTGCGCTACGTCGGCGGGTTCAAGACTCGGCCACCAGAACCGAGTGCTCATTCTGTGGCCTCGTTGGATCCGCCAGAGATGCGCCATTCGCCGTGCCGATCGATGCTGTCGTTCAGCAGGTGTATCGGGCCGCCCTAAATCACTTCCAGAGTTTCGACGGGGCTTCATTTTTTGAAGGCGAGGCGTACGAAACTGAGCTGGAGACCTCGGAGGTTGTCGCCGATATCGCTGACGGTGCGTTCGAACACTCGGTAAGCGAGCGGGCTCTGGCGGCGATTAGCAGAGCAATCGTCTGGCCAGAGTCCTGGTTCGAGAAAGACGCCCAGACGCAGTTCGCGTACTCGTGGGAGCAGTTCACAGAAACCGTTCGTCACGAAGCGCGATTCGTCTTCGTTGCCAACGCCCGGGATGGTGGCGAGCACGAGCCGCCCGCTCGTCTCTCTAGGTTCTTGGATGGGTTGCTTGCCTACGCAGACAAGAGCACGCGAATGCTGCACGTGTTGGAGGTCGGTTCGAAACTATATCGGGGTCGGATGACGGCCGATCTAGACAAGCTGGTGGCCGAGGCCGTCGCGGCCCCCAGCAAAGTATTGGGATCCGCGCCGCCCGACCGCGCCGCTGCTGGCCGAATGAGCGGCGAAGGAGTACCACTGTTCTACGGCGCAGACGACCTTCATACTGCGGTGGCGGAGATTGCGCTGCATTCGCCGTATGACGTGGCAGTCATCGGAGAGTTCGTCGTTCAGCGTCCGCTGACTATCCTCGATTTCACCCGCACCCCGCGGCTACCTAGCGTGTTCGACATTATGCGACAGGAGCGTCGAGCCTTCGCTGAGTTCGCCGACGATTTCGTGAAAGCCTTGACCCGGCCGATAGCTCTTGACGGGAGAGAGCGAGTGGACTATATACCGACACAGGTCGTCACCGAGTACCTACGCTGGGTTCCTGACCGACGGATTGACGGAATTGCATTTCCATCCCGTGCCAGCAAAGGCGGCAAGAATGTCGTTCTTTTTGTTCCTCCGGGTGCTGACGTGGTGTCCTCGCCTCCCACGCCAGACGAACGTCGGGACCTCGCCATGTCAGCCAAGCTTGGCGGTAGCCAACGCGCGACACTCACCATCACCCCGGAGGCTGTGTCGGCGCACGCCGTGGTGCGTAGCGTTCGGGTGCAGCAAATCAGGCTCCAGCCGCGATAG
- a CDS encoding peptidoglycan recognition protein family protein, with the protein MSTRGEGQHPEDPGARDADEHVPTQTRRGFLIAAGTGVAVTGVGIWLSANSGGEADDTGRRPDNPRGLPEYEPVYDRAVTGLEVPLGFEDCADPTVRADRSIAGSDRRTVSPVIDRFIIHHTGTTSDQLEFFSRCNRRSSAPTFYLRHDGSVIETIRPGAKPSSTGADWNWRSVAVETLDFTGAPEYTVTTAQVEEIAQMIAWLAGFDGRTLDGVPVRFRIDREHVITHQETWSGTECPGPFLQSRVDDIVARAEEIRRESR; encoded by the coding sequence GTGAGCACACGCGGGGAGGGTCAGCATCCGGAGGACCCGGGAGCACGGGACGCCGATGAGCACGTCCCGACGCAGACGCGGCGGGGATTCCTCATCGCTGCCGGAACCGGCGTCGCGGTGACCGGCGTCGGCATCTGGCTCTCCGCGAACTCCGGGGGAGAGGCAGACGACACCGGACGCCGCCCGGACAATCCCCGAGGGTTGCCCGAGTATGAGCCGGTCTACGACCGCGCGGTCACGGGTCTCGAGGTACCGCTCGGTTTCGAGGACTGTGCCGATCCCACGGTTCGCGCCGACCGCAGCATCGCGGGGAGTGATCGCCGAACCGTGAGCCCTGTCATCGACCGCTTCATCATCCACCACACCGGCACGACTTCCGACCAGTTGGAGTTCTTCTCCCGCTGCAACCGGAGATCATCGGCTCCCACCTTCTATCTGCGACACGACGGATCGGTCATCGAGACCATCCGCCCGGGAGCGAAGCCGTCGTCCACCGGCGCGGACTGGAACTGGCGGTCCGTGGCGGTGGAGACGCTGGATTTCACCGGAGCCCCGGAGTACACGGTGACCACCGCGCAGGTGGAGGAGATCGCGCAGATGATCGCGTGGCTCGCAGGCTTCGACGGCCGGACCCTGGACGGCGTTCCGGTGCGCTTCCGGATCGACCGAGAGCACGTCATCACCCACCAGGAGACATGGTCGGGAACGGAGTGTCCCGGTCCGTTCCTCCAATCGCGAGTGGATGACATCGTGGCGCGGGCGGAGGAGATCCGGAGGGAGTCACGGTGA
- a CDS encoding GNAT family N-acetyltransferase → MSHVPRIPEMDTSRLRLRRQAIEDAVVFRHLWTERDERVPAHRRLDADGRPDLDDIRAHIRDAEESSLLTVERIDTGDPIGYCGLVYGGEGVATEPELAFELLRAEHNRGHATEAAQAVLAWADGAGFDRVWAGVWEWNLPSRRVLEKLGFVESGRERPSSAHGRNILTVRTLFAE, encoded by the coding sequence ATGAGTCACGTGCCCCGCATCCCGGAGATGGACACCTCGCGCCTCCGCCTGCGCAGGCAGGCGATCGAGGACGCGGTCGTGTTCCGCCACCTGTGGACCGAACGCGACGAACGGGTCCCCGCGCACCGGCGGCTCGACGCGGACGGCCGCCCCGATCTGGACGACATCCGAGCGCATATCCGCGATGCCGAGGAGTCGTCGCTGCTCACCGTGGAACGCATCGACACCGGGGATCCGATCGGGTACTGCGGTCTCGTCTACGGCGGCGAGGGGGTGGCCACCGAACCGGAGCTCGCGTTCGAGCTGCTGCGCGCCGAGCACAACCGGGGGCATGCCACCGAAGCTGCTCAAGCCGTCCTTGCATGGGCAGACGGGGCGGGCTTCGACCGCGTCTGGGCCGGCGTCTGGGAATGGAACCTCCCGTCCCGGCGGGTGCTCGAGAAGCTCGGCTTCGTCGAGTCCGGACGGGAACGCCCGTCCTCCGCCCACGGTCGAAACATCCTGACCGTCAGGACTCTCTTCGCCGAGTGA